The window TAAATCTAGGATTGATAAAAGTTAgattcaatttaaatgtcaaCCTATTGTGGTTAAAGGATATTGTTTGGCATTTGATCCACATGTGTCTCTAAACATGTGAAACTGTCTTTACCTTGCATTAAGGGACTTTATACGTAATGTTTATTCCCACTACCATCATTTTTTCCTAATATTCTGATGTTACTTGAAATTGGCATTATGCCTATTGTGTAAGTCAAGGTACATGAGAAAGCACCTAAGCATGACGTTTATGCCCTCAGATGTTTAGTTAGATCTTTCTGTTAGGAGTTtaaattgttaaatatatttgtgtagtAAGCTGCTTCATAAGGTGTGCTGATATATACTctatgtgtgtgcttgtgcttgTAGGTATGGAAGACATCAGTCCAGGGGTCCTGTTACCTCAGTCTGCTGATGGTGGCAGCCGGTTTGTTGTGGGGTCAAGTCCTAAATATTCGACCCACCCAGACTGTTTTCATTTCCACCTGCCTGTCCCTATCAAGCACTCCATTAGTGTCCCGCTTCCTGGCGGGGGGGAGTAGgggggaaagagaaaaagaaggtaGGTGTCTTTGTGCACGTAGATAAATGTAGAGTACTGCAAGATTGGTTGTAAACCAACCTGCAAATTCACATTGCCCTTAACCTTGGTGGTTCCCTCGGAAAACAACTAATGGGATATTTTTTGTCTGGTTTTGAATTTGAGCAGAAAATACGCTTTGATGATTATTAAAGCAAAACCCCATGACATCATATCATCATAGTGTCAGGCGTGACTTTCGACCTGTTTTGCTCTGTAGGCAGCTGTGTTTGTCCAATAAGcctaaatacagaaataattgAAGAAGAGATCTCACCTAAAGCAGATGTGGAACGGAATTTAGTCACACTACATAAaagtacagtacacacactttaacaatCGACATAACGTATTTAAAGAAATTCTTGAACACAGTGATcattaatgtgtgtctgtgagaaaGGTGAACTGGACTACAGCAGCGTTCTACTCGGGATGTTAGTGATGCAAGACGTTCAGCTTGGCCTCTTCATCGCCGCCATGCCAACGCTGATCCAGGCACAGAGTGGAGACGTGGAAAGGTCAgatttttcataaatgtttttctgcatgtgcCCTCTCCTCAACAAGAAACACAAACCGCTTACTTAAATTTGCCTTCTCTTTTGTGAAACACAGCTTCCTTTTGGGGAGTCTGCGGGTGTTTTACCTCCTGGCCCAGATCCTGGTGTCTCTggctgctgtgctgctgctgtgcttgTTACTCAAATCATTCCTGATTGGCCCCTTTTACAAGAAACTGCATGCTGAGAGCAAAGGCAACAAGGAGATCCTCGTGTTGGGAATGGcagcttttgtctttttcatgCTGACGGTAGGCACTTTGTTTTTGATATGTGTTATTATCTGGCCTTCATTTCTCTACAAATGTTTGATATTCCTCTTACACTACATCATTATTTAACTCTTTTGGAAGATACTGTTTGattttttctctctgattgATACTGTAGGTGACAGAGTTGTTTGATGTATCTATGGAGCTGGGCTGTTTCCTGGCTGGAGCTCTGCTGTCCACACAAGGTCACATGGTCACCACGGAGGTCATGGGATGCATCGAGCCAATCAGAGATTTCCTCGCCATCATCTTCTTTGCCTCCATAGGTCAGATCCAACATGACAATTTAAGACAGATCTCAGCTTTATTATCATGTAACACTTTTAGTCAGACTTTGACTGCATCATCGCATGTGTTTGCCGCAGGTCTCCACGTGTTCCCGACATTTGTGCTGTATGAACTCACCATCCTGCTGGTGTTAACTTTCACGCTCGTCATTATGAAGGTGCAGCACTTTTCTTTCCGTTTGCTAATTTTCTTCTCCGGTTATTTGCCACACTCTCAATCCTCCTTCTTTCCACTGACTCCTCTCATAATCTTTCATCCCAGTTCATGATGGCCGTACTGGTGCTCTCAGCCATCCTTCCTCCAGGCTCTCGACACATACGGTGGATCGTGTCAGCCGGTCTGGCTCAGGTCAGCGAGTTCTCCTTTGTCCTGGGCAGCCGTGCTCGCCGTGCTGGCATCATCTCCAGAGAGGTCAGTGATGACTGAATTTAGATCCGTTATATAGCTTTCAGACAAAAAGAGCTCAGGTGATTGTAGCCCTGTGCATTTTCATATTTACTGCTGGAattttttatttgctgtaaTTATTGTTGATATGTAATTTCCTGATGTGTTAAGCTATATATGTATTTAGTTATAAATACACAACagttggaaaacaaacaacatttgttttcgAATGTAATATTCTTTTcaatattcctttaaaatacatataacattaaaatactcaGAGGCTGAAACATGAtgatattttccattttatctGATTTTCACAAATGCTCCAGGcacgttttaaaaaaatgtttatctaAAGGATGTTTTGGTTTATATATTCAGATTTTTAGATATGTCCACTGAGGTTTCTATGTTGTTGAACGCTGAGCTGATCAAATTGATTTCATAATGTATGAATGTTTATCTCAAAATAAGGGTTAATCAATCCTCAGCTGTCCATATACGTATATACCACATGTAATATAAGAAAATAGACAATCTAAAGTTTTTTTTCGTGTCTCTGCTCAGGTGTACCTGCTGGTTCTCAGTGTCACCACCCTCAGTCTGCTGCTGGCCCCAGTGCTGTGGAAGGTCACCACACATAAATGGGTTCCCCGGGTCGAGCGCAAAACAATCACATGACCACATCGGCTTCTGGGAAAAAAAGTTCCTGTGCAACTCCTGCAAAACTGACAGCGAGGAGCAAGAGTTAAGTCTTATTTGGCCTTTCAGAAAGGCTGGACCAAATCCTcgtcttcctcttcatcttcttctttattAAACAGACACTGATTCCTTCATGCCACAAACATAAAACCTGGACCATCCAAGTACTATAACCTTAAAGTGTTTGAAGGCTTGTTTCATTGCAGAGGCAAAACATATTTccaaacatatttataaaatagaAACACCTCTGAAACCATCCTCTCTCCGTAAAAGCTCAACATCATCTGTGACTTTAAACAACCGCTCATAGAATCAGTTCAGTGGAGAAGCACAAGTCCTCGATATCCTTCCTAAtggtttgaattgttttaatgtaCTTCTCAAGCATTATGAAGAACAAACTGAAACTTTCCCTCTCTACTGTCCCGAAATTCCACTGAACTCCCATCTATCTCAGTTGTTTTTGCACTTTCAGCTTTAAGTTTTTCTAATTCCTTGTAACAATCAATGGCTCTTTTTACATtgagtgaaatgtttgcttAAATAGGGAAACgtttttgtataatttatttaaccTCAATGTTTTCTACATATGACCTTCTGAAGTATCCTTCTCTGACTTTTAgattattcaaatgaaagctTCAAATCCTTACTGAAGTGTTTCTGCTGTAATAGATGGTACTTGTAATTTATTGTAATCATTGTACTACTGTGAATTTAGCTGTGAGGAAACTCTTAGTGTTACCTAAAAACGACATCAATTAATTTTTACAAAGACCATAACGGCCATTATTCATTCTTCTTTTAGGCTCTCCATTTTGGTCAAATCTATGTAAACTATGATATAATTCTGATTAGTACAAAGTAGGAAATGGAGATAATTGATTATTAGAGAGCGGATCACAATAATAGAACATGCTCACCAGTATTTATGTACTGATGTTGCATTAAAGGAACGTCTTGCACTGGTTACCATTGAATGTCAAACGTGTGTGCCTGCTCAACAGTGCTCTGCACTAAAAGCAAGCATTCATGCTGTAAGTGTCTGTGTCTTATCCTTCATAATGTGCAATGTGTAAGTGTCTGTTTTTATGAGCTagatacattttatattttgttatatatttaacattttcccaCAGTGTGTCAAATCAGAGGggtctttttgtcttttctttgtgtagtgGATGGGGTTTACATTCCTGTGTTGTTGCTCATGACTGACtgagcatttatttattaaaaataagaacacatgtatttatttcattgattttagTCTGTATTCACCCTGTTGTCAGATTGCATTACTTTCTctgaagaacattttaaaaatcctgaTTTTGGTCTATTCTTCGATATCCTAATGTACCTTGATATGAAGTAGTTCCTTATTTGTTGGTGATCTTGATACCCGTGTTTCCTTaccttttggtttttatttctttgtttgaagTTTTTAACTCTGTCCAATTAGTCAGTGAGCTGAGCTGATACACAGTCTTTGGTCCATGTATCGTGCATGTCACCAAGGTCTCTGGAATTTCTAGACTTCCCTCCGTCCGGCCATAAAGCTGTAATCTTCTAAATCTTTCTTTTACCTCCTTACTCTGCCGCCAATACTCACATACATTACCTCCCTCTCTTAACTCCCTGTTGGAtttttattgttcaagtgccttcattttttcttctttattcatgacatattttataaatgctGCAGACATATACTTTGCAGCATTTAAATATATGGCAACTTTCAAAGACAAGACAATTTAAATTGCATttgtgacataaaaaaaaacaaatctagtAGAAAGCTAGACTTAAtgactatataa of the Eleginops maclovinus isolate JMC-PN-2008 ecotype Puerto Natales chromosome 4, JC_Emac_rtc_rv5, whole genome shotgun sequence genome contains:
- the tmco3 gene encoding transmembrane and coiled-coil domain-containing protein 3 isoform X1, yielding MQLVCWLLCVGTAGALAVLHKDQVAKNAIKLYLGKGGTHGHSWVNNNCKRLVGLLRQKNVAVRKLAAAADAVRRDRTLSEPERLFQVHTLEVFQKELNESEHLVFQAVHSLQRALQGDYRDVVNMKESSRQRLAALREAAIKEEQEYVELVAAEKHQQEAVKSALAQNKTLSMLDEILEDVRKAADRLEEEIEEHAFDNNKEMKGVNVEAVLRVEDEENGGKRKNKSKQKDVEDDLGLSMLIDSQNNQYVLTKPRDSTMPRADHHFIKDLVSVVMLSLPCGWICSLVGLPPMFGYIICGVLLGPSGLNSIKSMVQVETLGELGVFFTLFVVGLEFSPERLRKVWKTSVQGSCYLSLLMVAAGLLWGQVLNIRPTQTVFISTCLSLSSTPLVSRFLAGGSRGEREKEGSCVCPISLNTEIIEEEISPKADVERNLVTLHKSELDYSSVLLGMLVMQDVQLGLFIAAMPTLIQAQSGDVESFLLGSLRVFYLLAQILVSLAAVLLLCLLLKSFLIGPFYKKLHAESKGNKEILVLGMAAFVFFMLTVTELFDVSMELGCFLAGALLSTQGHMVTTEVMGCIEPIRDFLAIIFFASIGLHVFPTFVLYELTILLVLTFTLVIMKFMMAVLVLSAILPPGSRHIRWIVSAGLAQVSEFSFVLGSRARRAGIISREVYLLVLSVTTLSLLLAPVLWKVTTHKWVPRVERKTIT